The Pseudomonas syringae KCTC 12500 genome contains the following window.
AAGCCCTACGGCTATGCGACGTTCTTCGATCTGGACGAGAACAAGGACGCGCCGATGAAAGTCGGCCGCGGAATCAGTACCGGGCGCAACGCCCTCATCGCCCTGTGGCAGCGTCAGCGCGAACAGGGTGTTTCGCATGTTGCGCTGAACCTCAAGCCCCTGAGGCGCCCGGCCACAGAAGTGTTACAAGAGCTGGAAGAGTATGTGCTGCCGTACTTCCCGACCCGCCGGGGTGATCATGCCTGACCGACTACTTGGTCGGCTCGGCCACCGCAGGTTCAGGATTTAGCAAGGACGAACGATCCAACTACCGACCTGGGAGGTCACGATGCGCGCTGAAAAATCCTATCCGATAAAAACCAACCCGATGCGCAGCAGCCCGAACAAGATACAGCTGGGTGTTTTCTCCACCAATACCGAGGGTGGCTGCACCGTCACCAATGCGCCTGAACGCCTGCGCGGAGACGATTGGGCTGGCAACCTGGAAATCGCGCGGATTGCCGACGATGCGGGGTTTGAGGCCTTCATACCGGTAGGCCGCTGGAAAGGTTTCGGCGGTACCAACAATACTGGCGGTGTCTGTTTCGAAACCTATACCTGGGCTGCCGGGATTGCAGCGCTGACCAGTCAGATCGCGGTCTTCACCACCTCGCACCTGCCCACCGTGCACCCGCTGTTCGCGGCCAAACAAGCGGTAACCATCGACCACATCAGCGGCGGGCGCTTCGGGCTGAATATCCTCTGCGGCTGGTATGGCGCGGAAATGCGCATGTTCAGCGGCCACATGATGGAGCACGACAAACGCTACGACTACGCGGAAGAGTGGTTGCACATTGCAAAAAATGCCTGGGAGCAGCAGACCCCGTTCGACTTCAAAGGCGAGTATTTCAACATCTGCGGCGCAATCTCGCAGCCACAACCCTTGAATAAACCCTACCTGATCAATGCCGGAGGGTCGCCGCGCGGCAAACTATTCTGTGCAGAACATTGCGACGCCGCGTTCCTGATCGTCAAACATCTGGACGGCGAACAAGCGGTGCGTGAGCAGATTGCATCCTACAAGGACCTGGCGAAACAGAAGTTCGGCCGTGACATAAAGATATGGTGTTATGGCTACGTGGTGCAGAAGGACACGCAAGAGGAAGCAGACGCTTACCTGGACTATTACGCCAACCAGGTGGGTGACGATGAGGGCTGCGACATCATTACCGGCGAGCTGGGTATCCAGACCGGCATTTTCACCCCCGAAGACGCCGTGCGTTTCCGTTTCCACTTCAAGGCCGGATTCGCCGGGGTGCCACTGGTAGGCACACCCGAGAAGATCGTGGAGCTGTTCAGGAAGTATTCTGACTGGGGGATCGACGGCATTGCCCTGACGTGGCTCGATTACCACGAGGGTATAAAGGACTTCGTGAGAGAAACACTGCCACTGATGGAAGACGCGGGCCTGCGTGAATCCAGAGTGGTGGAGGCGATTACTTCGAAGGTGTCCGCAGAAGTAGCCTGATGGCCAGGCCGCCCTGGCAGTGCTGGCCAGGGCGGCCTTATCCGAACAGCTTAAAGGGCCAACATGCGTTGCGGATTCAACAGAGTCACCTCGATGCGGCGCTCGCCGCTCAAGCCGAACGCGTCGAACCACTGCCCGCTCAGCGACAGCCACTCGTGGACATCGATCTGGCTGGTCTGCCCCAGGTCCGAGCTGTAGACCACATTGCCGACATGGCTCAACACATCGCTGAAATCCTGCCGGTCCTGATAGCCCAGCAAGTACGTCAGTGCGGTCTGCTCGATGTAGACCGATGGCTCTGTGCCGATCAGCGCAAGCTCGGCCGCGTCTAGACCGGTCAACGGATTGGCAGGCTGATTGAGCATCAACCTTGGCACACCGATCCGTAGCGCTTCGTCGATCAGCGTCCTGACTTCATCGGCATCGGCATGCCCGGTCGAGATCACCAGCGGATAGTCACGCGCCATTCTCAGAATATCCAGCGCCTGTGGCGTGAGGCGGCCGCTCTCCGATGTCACTCTGGCAGGCTTGATGGGCTTGTCCCGCAACAGCGGATGGCTCAGGTTGCGGGCCAGCGTGCTGGCATGCGTTCTGCCGGTCACGGTTGGCAAATGAACCATGAAACGCCCCGGCTCATCGCCACGCACACAGAGGCTGCGCTCGACCACACGATAGTCGATGCCGCCGGCAATCTCGTTCAGCACCACCGAGCCGCTGACCGGAAAACCCTGATCGCGCGCTTCCCACGCCTGGGCTGCCGTACACCCCAGATGATTCTTCAGCACCACCCTGCCCTGCGCCCGCGCGTAGCACCTGCCCGCCTCGATCGCACCATGACGACGAATGAACGCGTCAGGATTGGCGTGGTAATGCACATCGATGAAGTTCAGCGCGTCGACCTGGCTCATTGCACGCACTCCTGGCGGGTCATCAGGAACGCGTCGATGCTGTCCAGCACCTGCTGCAAGTCATCCGCCAGCGGACGCATCCCGCCACCCTCTACGCACAACGAGCGTTGCCTCTGGCCACTGGTACGCAGCACATGGCGCGCACCCACCAATTGCGACTTTTCGCCGAACACGCTCAACACGCGCCCCTGGTAATCGAGCAGGCATTCACTGACATCCACACCAGCCAGCAACCGGAAACCCACTGTCAGGCGCTGCCCCTGCATCGAAAGCGTCGCGTGACTCTCGTGGCCGGCTGGGTCCGCTCGTTCATGGACCTGCCCGTCAGGCAATACCAGATTGTCCAACAGATGCCTGGCTTGCTCGACATGCCCCTGTTCGGCCAGGTCCGCCATATGTCCCAGCCTGGCATCGAGTAACCCGTCGGCCTTGGCCGGGGAAGACAGCAGCAGCAAAGCAGGTGTCGACTGCAGAAATGAAGTGCGTGCCAGTGCCTGCACCAATGCACCACCCAGGGCAACGCCGACCAGTACATCCGGCACACCCCACGGCTCGAGCGCGCAGGCCCAGCGCTCGGTAAAGGCACCAAAGTCCTCGTCTGGTACGACAGGTAGCGACAGGGAATCAAACACCGTGACCTGAAAACCGGCCGCGGTGAAATGCTCGATCAGCGGTTGGGCAAAACCACCTTCGTCCCAGACCGGCATCACCGGTGACAGAATAAAGACGCGCGAATGCCCGGCACCAAAGGTCCGGAAGGTCATGCAATGACTCATGGCTTTTGCTCCTGCAAAAAGAACAAGACCCGCCTTGTCGAGCGGGTCCGGTCGTTGCTCCATCGTGAGGGTTCCATCGTGACGGTCAGCGGGCCGTGCGAAGGCGTTCGACACTGGCGGCATACCCGCGCAAGGTCGACTCGACAATCAGTTGTGCGGGCAGCACCTCCTTGATCAGGTCCGCGACTTCGCCTGCCCAGATGGCCCGGATACTGACATCGTCGGCTGCCAGCGCGGCTTCATAGTCCAGGCGCAACTTACCGGCTGACGCAGCGAAAGCCTGCTCCTCACCCACCCAACTAGCGGAAAAGTCATTGCCGATCACGCGCCCGCTGTAGCCCTCGGGCCAATCGATGCCGCGCACCTGATCGAAGATCCGGGTTCGCACCGTATCGCTCGCGACCGCCTGCAGCAGTCGTTGTTTTACCCGTTCGGAAGGCAGTGCCTCCTGCGAAGCCAGAAAGCGCGTGCCCATCATCACGCCGTCCATGCCAAGCGCCAGCGCAGCAGCCATGCCACGCCCGTCGGCGATGCCGCCGGCACCGATCAGCACGACATGCTCACCCACAGCGTCGCGGACCGCCGGGAACAGCGGCAATGAAGCGCGGCGCAAACTGTGACCACCCGCCTCGGCACCTTGCACGATCAGCGCATCGGCACCGGCGTCCAGCGCTTCAAGCGCCTGGTCGACGTCATGCACCTGAACGATGACTTTGGCATTGGCCTGATGGATGGGCCTGACGAAAGGACGTACATCACCAAACGACAGGGCAACCACCGCCGGACGATACTCCAGCGCCAGAAGAAGCAATTCGAACTGTTTGGCCACGGTAAACATGACCAGGCCTACGCCCCAAGGTTGCTGCACCTCTCGCATCATCTCCAGTTCACGCGCCATCCATTGCGGGTCGCCGTAACTGGCACCCACCAGGCCAAGGCCACCGGCACGGGAAACCGCAGCCGCCAGACGCCCACCGGAAGCGCCGCCCATGGGCGCCAGAATCAGCGGGTGGTCAATGCCCAGAAGTGAGGTCAGTGCTGTATTGATCGTGGTCATCGCATAATCCCTGTGCAAATCCGAGTGAATATCAGACGAAGGCGGCCTGTGCGCCGCCCTCTTCTGCCGGTAGTGGCTCAGCCGGCCTTCTGAAGGCAATTTCAGGGGTGATGTACTCGGCCACGTTGTACAGGTGATATTCCCAAGTGCCGGTTTCTTTCAACCGGGAGTAGCGCAACAGAAACTCTGCGTCGGTAAACAGCGACTCGAACTGGCTGCGATCGCTCCATTGCGCCTGATTGATAACGGTCTTGCCGTCGATGCTTCTCATCAATCGGCTCCATTTGAAGGCACTGTAAGTGCGTGCCACGTAACTGACCGTCTCTTCAAGAATCTGAATGGCCAGATCCTGAGCCCCCTCATTTACCTGTACGACATTGATCAGATAAACCGCGTTGTCATCGGTGACGGATTGAGCGTCGAACAATTCCATTTTCATCATCATTTCCATTCAAGTGGGAAGGCAGATCAGTTCACGCCTGCGAAGGCATCGCGACGCTGATTTTTTCAGCGTCAGTCAGCCAGGGCTGGTCGTAGCGATAGGTGCTGCGGGCTTTTTCCAGCGTCCAGCCAGCCGATATGGCTTCGATGATGCGGCGTTCTGTCTGCTCGACCGCCTGGGCACGGCGTACGACCTCGGCGGCCAGTTGCTGGGGAATCACAACGCACCCGCTGCCATCACACACCAGAAGGTCGCCGGGCCGGACCGTCACGCCATCGATGAGCAGAGGCACTTGTACAGCCTGGAGTTGAGCGCGGTTCTTTGCCGACTGCATGAAACGTCCACGACTGAACAATGGGTAGCTGCACTCGATGACCGTATCGATATCGCGCGCCACGCCATCGATCACAGTGCCCTTGATACCATTGGCCAACGCGAAGTGGGTCATGATGTCGCCCCATACCGTGCAGTCCTGGCGTCCGTTGTTTGAGGAAACAATCACCGCACCGGCCGGTACATGATCGATATAGTTGGCAGCCCCCTTGAATAGCGCAGAGGCATCGACCGGCTCGTACTGCACGGTAAACGCGATGCCCACGCAACGAGTGCCAGGTACTTGCGAGGCAATACCCGAAAGCCCGCCGTCGATCCCCAGGCTGTCCAGCGCGTCAGACAAGGACGCAGTGTCGAGATGTTCACATGCCTCCAGCACGGCTTGCGCAATGGGTACAGCTTCAAAGTGCGCTGACATGACGTTCTCCCTGTGCTGCAACCTGTTCGTTGCCATACCCGAACGTGCGGGACTGCAACTCGATGCACTGTTGAACGATCGCTTCGCCCACCTGAGCCGTGGTATGGGAACCGCCAAGGTCATACGTGCGTGTGGATGTGCGAGAAACCAGGCTGACGGCCTGGCTGATACACGCCGACTCGGCCGGGAACCCCAAATGCTCCAGCATCAGTGCGATGGCCATGAACATCGCGCCGGGGTTGGCCTTGTTCAACCCCGCATGGGCAGGCGCGCTGCCGTGTACCGGTTCGAAATAAGCCCCTGAATTGCCGAAGTTGCCACTGGGCGCAAACCCCAGACCTCCCATGACTCCGGCGCCGAGATCGGAAAGAATATCGCCGAACATGTTCTCGGCAACGATCACCCCGAAGCGCTCGGGACGTTGCACCATCCACAGGGCAACCGCATCGACATTCTCGATGACCCCGGTCACGTCCGGATACCGCTGAGCTGTTGCTTCGAAGATGCCCCGTGCAAAGGCGCTGCTGTGCCGCAGGACCATGGGTTTGTCGACAAACGTGACCCGCGTGAAGTGGTTTTTGCGGGCGTACTCGAAGGCGTATTCGAAAATACGCGTCAGGCCACTTCGCGTCTGCAGGCGCAACGTCACCGTCGCATCATCCTGCCCTTCTCGCTGCCACGCCGCGCCAAGGGCTTCCCGCTCTTCGAGCAGGGGCACCAGTGCATCCGGGATACAACCGAAGTCCAGCCCCGCATAAAGCCCTTCGGTGTTTTCCCTGATCACGACAAAGCGAAATCTGTTTTCGCCGGTCATGTCAGTGACCGGGCGGACATTGGCGTACAAGTCAAGATTCTGCCTGAGCTGAATGACCGGGCTGACATAGCGGCGGTTCTGGCCCTGAAGCGCCAGTGGCAACTCTGCTTCGGCCTCTGCCAGAGGTTTGCTGGTGATTGCGCCAAGCAATGTCGCGTCGCAACTGGCCATGATCTCCCAGGTCCGGGCCGGAACGGTTTCCCCCTCGGCCCTCCAGCATTCCCAACCGATGTCCGCCGCAATCAGATCGAACGGCAGGTTCAACGCCGCGATTACCGGAAGTGCCGCCTCCATGACCTCAATGCCGATTCCGTCACCGGGCAAGACACAGATGCGCTTTCTAAGCACTTGAATGGTCATAGCGCGACTCCCTTGACGCCATTCGGCAAGCCGGTGGCGATGGTCGACAACACCGCTCGCGGCGCAAGACGCGCCACCTTGTCCTGCTGATGCATCACCTCGATCGCTCGGTACTCGGAGGTCAACTGAAAGCGCTCGAGGGTGTCGCGCACGCGTTGACTGCTGTCATAGGGGAAGTTGTAAGTGCCCAGAATGACATCCATCAGCGGGCTGGGCATATTGTTGTGCGGTACCGCGCGGGCCGTGGCTTCCGACAGTTCCATCACTTTCACCAGGTCATAACCATGACTGACGCCCGTACGCTCCAGGTAGGCAACCAGCATACTCAGGTGAAGATTGCCGGCCCCTTTGCCCATGCCGCATATGGACGTGTCGATGTATTCAGCGCCGGCTTCTATAGCGGCCGCTGCATTCGCCAGCGCCAACGACAGATTGTTATGCGCGTGAAAGCCCAGCGGCACCAACAGCCGGCTTGAGAGACGACTGAACAGTCGGTCTACATCGGCTGGCAACATGTGGCCATTGGAATCCGCACAGCAAACGATATCTGCGCCGGCCCCCTCCGCGCGCACTGCCGTATCAAGCACGCTGCCTGGCGTCTGCGAGGTGACATGCGTCACATTGGCGCTGACACTGAAGCCGTGATCGCGAGCCAGCGACAAGGTCACAAGCCCCTCATCCAGTTGATCGCGCCTCAAACAGACGCGGATCATCGAAACGCCCTGCTCCTTGAGCATGGCGAAGTCATCCGTGGTGATGTTTCTGGGGTGAACCATGACGGCCAGTTCGATACGGCCGTTGGCCGCCTGCGCAATCTTTTCAATGAAGCCTGCGCCTACATCACTGGTCAGACCGTGCTCGCCTTTCGGGGCGAAGGATCCTTTGCAATAACCAATTTCGCAGAGGTCGACACCCGCACTGGCCAAGCCAGCGACCACTATCTGCGCCTGATCTTCTGTGAAGTTGAAGTTGTTCCGATAACCACCATCACGCAATGTAACGTCGAGAATTTTTACGTCGGCCATGAGAATCTCCGGCTGTCCTTAGGGTGTCACCAGGGTGCTTGAGATGATCTTGCCACTGCTTGAGTTTTTATAATTATCCAACAGCGCGCCATCTAACAAACCTTGCCGAGCCGACACCTTAACGTCTCGGAGTTACGAGTCATGAACTGCTCCACTCGACATTGATCCTCGTCAAAACAGCCGAACTTGTAAACTGTCGATATTTGATGAGGGGATGGGAATTTTTTCACCACACGACTGTTTTGCCGACAACATAACCAGCGCGAACTCAGCCCTGGCTAGCGATAACAGCTTTCCACATAATTCATGGCAGCCTGGATGGAAGCCACCGCGCGCAAGTCTTCATGCACGCCGAGCCAGACATCGACTTCCAGCGGAGCCGACAACTCCACCCGGCACAGACGATCATTGCCCTCTACGGCAAAACTGGGCAGTAACGCGATGCCCACACCGGTTTCGGCAGCACGAATTTGCAACTCCACCGTTTTGGCCTCCAGCACAAAGGGCCGATCACCGACGATATCCCTCAGCCAACCATTCTGATTGTCACTCATCAGTTCATTGTCATAAGCAATAAACTCATAATGCTCCGGAGGGCGTTGCTCCAGATAAAAACGTGCGCAATAAAATGAAAAGGAAGCCGTGCCAATGCGCCGCGCGACAATGCCGCTTTCAACAGGTTTGGAAAACCGTATACACAGGTCAGACTGGCAACTGGATAACGACGAATACTGGTGATCGCCCAACAAGCGCAACATAATGCCGGGATGCATCGCCCGAAATGCCCCCAATTGTGGCACCAGCTTCTCGACCGCCACCGACGGCGGCGCACTGATGGTCACTTCCACACCCTGCACCACCTGAGCCGCAACCGCGAGACGGCCAACGGCCTGGGTCTGCGCCTCGATCTGTCGCCCGATCGCCGCCACACGCCGTCCCTCATCAGTCAGTTCATACAAACGCTTGCGACGGTCGACAAGCTTTACATTCAGAGACCTTTCCAGCGAAGCGATACGGCGCGAAACAGTGGCGTGCTCCACACCCAGCATCCTTGCAGCGCCACTCAGGGAACTGACCGTGGAAAACATTACGAAGTAACGCAGGTCCTCCCAGTCAAAACAGATCCTGGGTTTTCTGAACAGGTTGTTAACATCGAAGGTAGCCGATCCATCCACTGGAGTCATTGTCATTCAAGCCTTATCCTTATGCGGTTCGTGCGAATAGGTAGTTCTGTTATGTTTTAAACCGAGCATTGGCAGGTGCGTAGAACGATAAGGATAAGGCTGACAACTTCCTCAGGCCCGGACAGCGAGCGGGTGCCGCTGGGTAGTTTAGTTTATTGAGGGGTGGGTATTGCGGAGTGGGGTTCGGATGATTGGGGACGGGGGTGTCCGGAGTGGTGGGGGGTTGATTAAACACATATCAACTATCGCAAGCCTGCTCAGACTTCTCGCAAGCTAATTAGTAGAAACCGACGAACGCGGGCCGGATGATCGCCTACGCTACCAGTTCGAAGCGATTTCACGCATGGCGATGGAAGAACAAGAACTGGTAAGAGGCCTGATCGATGCAGTGATTGTGAAACATCAGGTAGCCGGGGCCATTGCCCGTGCAGCAGGGCCAGCGAGTAAAGGGAAGGAATAAGCAGGCGGCCAAATAAAAATCGGAAAATCAAAAGCTAGATAAAAACACCGGCGCTGGGCCGGTGCTAGATGAGTACCGCGTACTTAGACTTAAGCAATCGCTCCTGATATCACACATAAAGCAGTAACAACTTGATCAGGATGATCTTCTAGAGGAACTCCCCAGCCGGTAACCTCAAGCCCACCATAGCTTTGATCGGTATAGAACCACTCTTCAGCACTATCAAACTCTAAAGATGTAAATGGCAATAAATCCGAAACCAAACTACCCAAGCCAATACCAGCCGGCAAAACCCCCTTATAAACAAACTCCCGAGCAAACTCCCCAGAAAAGCTAAAATCGTAAACCTTAACAGCATAAACCTTTCCCGCTCTAACCATTATTGATAGAGCTGGAGTTCCTTTTAGCAGATTATTAATAATTGCATCACTAAATAGCGAAAAAGAGTAGCCTCCATTTCCAAGCTCATCCAGACCATGCGTTCTCAATAGAAGGTCCGGCGAACTTTCAAACTTGTACAATAGACTGGAAGCGTCAACTAAATACTTAAGCAGCACACGTTCCAGCACTTCCGCGCTGATACCCAGCGGTATACCTGCAAGAGAGACGGATGGCACGATTGGTGCCACCCAAGATATTGAAAAATCGTTAAACGACGTCATTCTGGCACCCACGTGTT
Protein-coding sequences here:
- a CDS encoding LLM class flavin-dependent oxidoreductase, with the protein product MRAEKSYPIKTNPMRSSPNKIQLGVFSTNTEGGCTVTNAPERLRGDDWAGNLEIARIADDAGFEAFIPVGRWKGFGGTNNTGGVCFETYTWAAGIAALTSQIAVFTTSHLPTVHPLFAAKQAVTIDHISGGRFGLNILCGWYGAEMRMFSGHMMEHDKRYDYAEEWLHIAKNAWEQQTPFDFKGEYFNICGAISQPQPLNKPYLINAGGSPRGKLFCAEHCDAAFLIVKHLDGEQAVREQIASYKDLAKQKFGRDIKIWCYGYVVQKDTQEEADAYLDYYANQVGDDEGCDIITGELGIQTGIFTPEDAVRFRFHFKAGFAGVPLVGTPEKIVELFRKYSDWGIDGIALTWLDYHEGIKDFVRETLPLMEDAGLRESRVVEAITSKVSAEVA
- a CDS encoding DUF6282 family protein, which gives rise to MSQVDALNFIDVHYHANPDAFIRRHGAIEAGRCYARAQGRVVLKNHLGCTAAQAWEARDQGFPVSGSVVLNEIAGGIDYRVVERSLCVRGDEPGRFMVHLPTVTGRTHASTLARNLSHPLLRDKPIKPARVTSESGRLTPQALDILRMARDYPLVISTGHADADEVRTLIDEALRIGVPRLMLNQPANPLTGLDAAELALIGTEPSVYIEQTALTYLLGYQDRQDFSDVLSHVGNVVYSSDLGQTSQIDVHEWLSLSGQWFDAFGLSGERRIEVTLLNPQRMLAL
- a CDS encoding NAD(P)H-dependent flavin oxidoreductase, which produces MTTINTALTSLLGIDHPLILAPMGGASGGRLAAAVSRAGGLGLVGASYGDPQWMARELEMMREVQQPWGVGLVMFTVAKQFELLLLALEYRPAVVALSFGDVRPFVRPIHQANAKVIVQVHDVDQALEALDAGADALIVQGAEAGGHSLRRASLPLFPAVRDAVGEHVVLIGAGGIADGRGMAAALALGMDGVMMGTRFLASQEALPSERVKQRLLQAVASDTVRTRIFDQVRGIDWPEGYSGRVIGNDFSASWVGEEQAFAASAGKLRLDYEAALAADDVSIRAIWAGEVADLIKEVLPAQLIVESTLRGYAASVERLRTAR
- a CDS encoding antibiotic biosynthesis monooxygenase, whose amino-acid sequence is MKMELFDAQSVTDDNAVYLINVVQVNEGAQDLAIQILEETVSYVARTYSAFKWSRLMRSIDGKTVINQAQWSDRSQFESLFTDAEFLLRYSRLKETGTWEYHLYNVAEYITPEIAFRRPAEPLPAEEGGAQAAFV
- a CDS encoding RraA family protein; translation: MSAHFEAVPIAQAVLEACEHLDTASLSDALDSLGIDGGLSGIASQVPGTRCVGIAFTVQYEPVDASALFKGAANYIDHVPAGAVIVSSNNGRQDCTVWGDIMTHFALANGIKGTVIDGVARDIDTVIECSYPLFSRGRFMQSAKNRAQLQAVQVPLLIDGVTVRPGDLLVCDGSGCVVIPQQLAAEVVRRAQAVEQTERRIIEAISAGWTLEKARSTYRYDQPWLTDAEKISVAMPSQA
- a CDS encoding isocitrate/isopropylmalate dehydrogenase family protein — its product is MTIQVLRKRICVLPGDGIGIEVMEAALPVIAALNLPFDLIAADIGWECWRAEGETVPARTWEIMASCDATLLGAITSKPLAEAEAELPLALQGQNRRYVSPVIQLRQNLDLYANVRPVTDMTGENRFRFVVIRENTEGLYAGLDFGCIPDALVPLLEEREALGAAWQREGQDDATVTLRLQTRSGLTRIFEYAFEYARKNHFTRVTFVDKPMVLRHSSAFARGIFEATAQRYPDVTGVIENVDAVALWMVQRPERFGVIVAENMFGDILSDLGAGVMGGLGFAPSGNFGNSGAYFEPVHGSAPAHAGLNKANPGAMFMAIALMLEHLGFPAESACISQAVSLVSRTSTRTYDLGGSHTTAQVGEAIVQQCIELQSRTFGYGNEQVAAQGERHVSAL
- a CDS encoding nucleoid-structuring protein H-NS, with amino-acid sequence MADVKILDVTLRDGGYRNNFNFTEDQAQIVVAGLASAGVDLCEIGYCKGSFAPKGEHGLTSDVGAGFIEKIAQAANGRIELAVMVHPRNITTDDFAMLKEQGVSMIRVCLRRDQLDEGLVTLSLARDHGFSVSANVTHVTSQTPGSVLDTAVRAEGAGADIVCCADSNGHMLPADVDRLFSRLSSRLLVPLGFHAHNNLSLALANAAAAIEAGAEYIDTSICGMGKGAGNLHLSMLVAYLERTGVSHGYDLVKVMELSEATARAVPHNNMPSPLMDVILGTYNFPYDSSQRVRDTLERFQLTSEYRAIEVMHQQDKVARLAPRAVLSTIATGLPNGVKGVAL
- a CDS encoding LysR family transcriptional regulator, which encodes MTMTPVDGSATFDVNNLFRKPRICFDWEDLRYFVMFSTVSSLSGAARMLGVEHATVSRRIASLERSLNVKLVDRRKRLYELTDEGRRVAAIGRQIEAQTQAVGRLAVAAQVVQGVEVTISAPPSVAVEKLVPQLGAFRAMHPGIMLRLLGDHQYSSLSSCQSDLCIRFSKPVESGIVARRIGTASFSFYCARFYLEQRPPEHYEFIAYDNELMSDNQNGWLRDIVGDRPFVLEAKTVELQIRAAETGVGIALLPSFAVEGNDRLCRVELSAPLEVDVWLGVHEDLRAVASIQAAMNYVESCYR